DNA from Myxococcales bacterium:
CGGAGCAGCTGCGCGAGAAGCTCGCCCACAATGCGATCTTGATGCAGCTCCCGATCGGTCTCGAGGCCGACTTCGAGGGTGTGGTCGACCTGGTTGCGATGACGGCCACGTATTTCGAGGGCGACAACGGAGAGAAGGTCGTCACCAAAGAGATTCCCGAAGAGATGCGTGACGATGCCGAGATTGCGCGCGAGTTCATGCTCGATGCCGTCTCGATGTTCTCGGATGAACTCATGGAGGCAATTCTCGAAGAGACGGTGACCGAAGAGTTGATTCACGAAGCCGTGCGGAACGGAACGCTCTCGATGGAACTCACGCCGGTCTTTCTCGGTTCGGCGTACAAGAACAAAGGTGTCCAAAAGCTTCTCGATGGCGTCATTCGCTATCTGCCCAGCCCCCTCGACGGCGAGAACACGGGTGTCGATCTCTCAAACGACGAGGCTTCGCTGACGCTCGAGAGCGATCCCAACAAGCCGCTCGTGGCCCTCGCCTTCAAGCTCGAAGACGGTCGTTACGGGCAACTCACCTACGTTCGCGTCTATCAGGGTGCGCTCAAGAAGGGCGCAATGATCATCAACAGCCGCACCAAGAAGAAACACAAGGTTGGTCGGCTGGTCCGGATGCACGCTGACTCGATGGAAGACATCAAAGACGCTTCTGCCGGTGACATCGTGGCGCTATTCGGGATCGATTGTAGGTCTGGCGATACCTTTACCGACGAATCGGTGCAGATCTCGATGACGTCGATGCACGTTCCCGAACCGGTGATCTCGATCGCCATCAAGCCCATCGACAACAAGACTGTCGACAACATGGGCAAGGCGCTCGGTCGCTTCGTGCGCGAAGATCCCACCTTCCGCTCCCGAGTGGACCCAGAGAGCAACCAAACCGTGATTTCGGGTATGGGGGAGCTTCACCTCGACGTCTATGTCGAGCGGATGAAGCGCGAGTACGGCTGCGAGGTCGAGACGGGCGCGCCCCAGGTCGCCTATCGCGAGACGATCTCCCGACGCGCCGATTTCAACTACACCCACAAGAAGCAGACGGGCGGTTCCGGTCAGTACGGCCGCGTCGGGGGTCGGATCGAGCCTGCGGAAGACGGCGCTGAAGATTTCGAGTTCGTGAGCGAAATCAAGGGCGGTTCAATCCCCACAGAGTACATCTCGGCCGTCGAGAAGGGCTTCGTGCAGTGCATGGAGAAGGGGCGGTTGATCGGTTTCCCGGTGATCGGCGTCAAGGTAGTCGTCGACGACGGCAAGTCGCATAGCGTCGACTCCTCGGAGATGGCCTTCCAGGCCGCGGGTCGCGGCGCGTTCCGCGATGCGTACCCCAGAGCCAAGCCGATCGTGCTCGAGCCCGTGATGAAGCTCGAGGTCGAAGGACCCGTCGATTACCAGGGGGCGATCCTCAAGACGATCATGCAACGCCGTGGTACCGTGATTGGGACCACTGAGTCCGCGGGCATGTCCCGCACCGAATCAGAGGTGCCCCTCGCTGAGATGTTCGGGTACGCGACCGACCTGCGCTCGATGACCCAAGGCACGGCAGAATTTTCGATGGAATTCGCGCGCTATTTGCCCGCGCCTGCCGAGGTCCAAAAGGAGCTCAAGGAAAAGTTCAGTTCAAAAATTAGCGACGACAACGAGTAGATCGAGGAGTTCAGCGTGTATCGAAAGTTTCTAAATGCGCGCAGCCCCCTGCGCTTGCTCGAAAAGGGTCTCCACGGTGGGTTGGGACCTGGCAATCTGGGTATCGTCATCGGGGGACACGGCGTCGGAAAAGCGTCCTTCATCGTTGGTGTGGCACTCGATGAGCTACTGCGATCGGGACGCGTGCTTCACATATCGATGGCCCACACGGTTTCCCACATTCGCGATCACTACGACACCGTGTTCGAAGAACTCGTGACAAGCGCGCACCTGGAAAATGAAGCCCAGGTGCATGTCGATATCGATCGCAATCGAAGCATCCGCGTCTACCCCCGAAATGCACTCACGACTGAGAAGCTGCGCGAAGCCGTGAAGGTCGAGTCCGATGTTTCGGGTAAGCCGTCGATGCTCCTGATCGAAGGACTCGATTTCGAAACCACCTCGCGTCAGGATTTCGCCGACCTCAAGGAACTCGCTGGCGAACTCGCCGCCGAAGTCTGGCTATCGATTTCCTGCAGCAACGAGCAGGTTGCGCAGCTGCCGCCCTCCGTCGAGCGTGTCGAAGATCTGGTGAGTGTGGTTCTGGCCCTCGAGCCGGGAGACGACACGGTGGTATTGCGCGCACTCAAGGACCATGACAATCCGGATCTCACCAACCTCCACGTCGCTCTCGATCCGAAGACCTTGCTGCTGACGCGACACTAAACCGGCGGCCAGCCGTCGAGCGGCTCCCCAAAGCAGCGTCTACTTACTCAGGGCTTTCGTTTGCAAAGTTGGTTGTTCGGGTGGGGTGACGGGGGAACGAGCCGCGCTCTTAGCTCTTGATCTGGAGTACGGCGAGCTTGTCTCGGTATTGGCTTTTCAGGGAGTTGGCTTCCATTCGCGTAAATCCGAGCTCTTCTGCGATGCCGACGATCTCTGAGCTCTCGATGCTCGAGATCGATCCGTCGGCGGCCGCAACCGCGTAGAGGCACTGCAAT
Protein-coding regions in this window:
- a CDS encoding elongation factor G — translated: MINELSMIRNIGISAHIDSGKTTLTERILFYTGRIHAIHEVRGKDDVGATMDSMELERERGITIQSAATHTVWNDHHINIIDTPGHVDFTIEVERALRVLDGAILVLCGVAGVQSQSMTVDRQMRRYKVPRMAFINKLDRSGANPTQVTEQLREKLAHNAILMQLPIGLEADFEGVVDLVAMTATYFEGDNGEKVVTKEIPEEMRDDAEIAREFMLDAVSMFSDELMEAILEETVTEELIHEAVRNGTLSMELTPVFLGSAYKNKGVQKLLDGVIRYLPSPLDGENTGVDLSNDEASLTLESDPNKPLVALAFKLEDGRYGQLTYVRVYQGALKKGAMIINSRTKKKHKVGRLVRMHADSMEDIKDASAGDIVALFGIDCRSGDTFTDESVQISMTSMHVPEPVISIAIKPIDNKTVDNMGKALGRFVREDPTFRSRVDPESNQTVISGMGELHLDVYVERMKREYGCEVETGAPQVAYRETISRRADFNYTHKKQTGGSGQYGRVGGRIEPAEDGAEDFEFVSEIKGGSIPTEYISAVEKGFVQCMEKGRLIGFPVIGVKVVVDDGKSHSVDSSEMAFQAAGRGAFRDAYPRAKPIVLEPVMKLEVEGPVDYQGAILKTIMQRRGTVIGTTESAGMSRTESEVPLAEMFGYATDLRSMTQGTAEFSMEFARYLPAPAEVQKELKEKFSSKISDDNE